A region of Pseudomonas marginalis DNA encodes the following proteins:
- a CDS encoding aspartate aminotransferase family protein, with translation MSRETISQSISIVHPISLSHGSNAEVWDTTGKRYIDFVGGIGVLNLGHCHPGVVAAIREQATKLTHYAFNAAPHTPYIELMDRLAGFIPVDYPVSGMLTNSGAEAAENALKIVRGATGRTAVIAFDGAFHGRTLATLNLNGKVAPYKQKVGVLPGPVYHLPYPSADNGVGCAEALKAMDRLFSVEIDVGDVACFIIEPVQGEGGFLALDIEFAHALRRFCDEHNILLIADEIQSGFGRTGQRFAFSRLGIEPDLILLGKSIAGGVPLGAVVGRKALMDNLPKGGLGGTYSGNPIACAAALATLDAMTDEHLQVWGSQQEEAIVGRYAAWRSQHLSPYLGRLTGVGAMRGIELANADGTPAPRQLSQLLSLARDAGLLLMPSGKSRHIVRLLAPLTIEPAVLEEGLDILQACLKQLV, from the coding sequence ATGAGCCGCGAAACCATCAGCCAGTCGATTTCCATCGTTCATCCCATCAGCCTCAGCCATGGCAGCAACGCCGAGGTCTGGGACACCACGGGCAAACGCTATATCGATTTTGTCGGCGGGATCGGCGTGCTCAACCTTGGCCATTGCCACCCGGGCGTGGTGGCGGCGATTCGTGAACAGGCGACGAAGTTGACCCACTATGCGTTCAACGCTGCACCGCACACACCCTACATCGAACTGATGGATCGCCTGGCCGGGTTTATCCCGGTGGACTACCCCGTCAGCGGCATGCTCACCAACAGCGGTGCGGAAGCGGCAGAAAACGCCTTGAAGATCGTGCGCGGCGCCACCGGCCGCACGGCGGTGATCGCCTTTGACGGAGCCTTCCACGGCCGCACCCTGGCCACCCTCAACCTCAATGGCAAGGTGGCGCCCTACAAACAGAAGGTCGGCGTCCTGCCCGGCCCGGTGTATCACCTGCCCTACCCCAGCGCTGATAACGGCGTGGGCTGCGCTGAAGCGCTGAAAGCCATGGACCGCTTGTTCAGCGTGGAAATCGACGTCGGTGACGTCGCCTGTTTCATCATCGAGCCGGTGCAGGGCGAAGGCGGTTTCCTCGCGCTGGATATCGAGTTTGCCCACGCCCTGCGGCGCTTTTGCGATGAACACAACATCCTGTTGATTGCCGATGAAATCCAGTCGGGCTTCGGTCGCACCGGACAGCGTTTCGCCTTCTCACGCCTGGGCATCGAACCGGATCTGATCCTGCTGGGCAAAAGCATCGCCGGCGGCGTGCCGCTGGGCGCGGTGGTCGGGCGCAAGGCCTTGATGGACAACCTGCCCAAAGGCGGCCTCGGTGGTACTTACTCGGGTAACCCCATCGCTTGCGCGGCAGCATTGGCCACCCTCGATGCGATGACGGATGAACACTTGCAGGTCTGGGGCTCGCAACAGGAAGAAGCGATCGTTGGCCGCTATGCCGCCTGGCGTTCGCAGCACCTGTCGCCGTACCTGGGCCGCCTGACCGGCGTCGGTGCCATGCGCGGCATCGAACTGGCCAACGCCGACGGCACGCCCGCGCCCCGGCAACTGAGCCAATTGCTGAGCCTGGCGCGAGACGCCGGGCTGTTGTTGATGCCCAGCGGCAAGTCGCGGCACATCGTGCGCTTGCTGGCACCGCTGACCATCGAGCCTGCGGTGCTGGAAGAAGGACTGGATATTCTCCAGGCGTGCCTGAAGCAGTTGGTTTGA
- a CDS encoding pyridoxal phosphate-dependent aminotransferase, whose translation MVSVSRRSLLALGAALPLLGRLDWALAAPAPTKADKVLLNYNESPYGPSTAAREAMQRGIATAGRYPYKHMYALAGLFAQQHGIAEEQVAVFAGSMAALRYAVLAFTSETRGLVMATPSYEVPRQAAESRKAPVREVDLDADHAHDVPAMLAADPQAGMLYVCNPNNPTGTITSTEAIRQALANKPKGSVLVVDEAYIDFADTPSVVSWVKDHDDLLVLRTFSKIYGMAGARLGLAIGHPALLERLAVFGGDNVPAGSSLLGGIASLEDVKLLPQRKALNAQLRDETITWLKGRGFTCTASQANCFMIDVKQPAEQVIDKLAAQGVFIGRVWKNWPQWVRVTVGNKREMERFREVFAATV comes from the coding sequence ATGGTCAGCGTTAGTCGTCGATCCCTTCTCGCTCTTGGCGCCGCCCTGCCTTTGCTCGGGCGCCTGGATTGGGCGCTCGCCGCACCCGCGCCGACCAAGGCTGACAAGGTACTGCTCAACTACAACGAAAGCCCCTACGGGCCTTCGACGGCGGCCCGCGAAGCGATGCAGCGCGGCATCGCGACAGCCGGGCGGTATCCGTACAAACATATGTACGCCTTGGCCGGCTTGTTTGCCCAGCAGCACGGGATTGCCGAAGAGCAGGTGGCGGTGTTCGCCGGCTCCATGGCCGCGCTGCGCTACGCGGTGCTGGCGTTCACCAGCGAAACCCGCGGCCTGGTGATGGCCACGCCGTCCTACGAAGTACCGCGCCAGGCCGCCGAGTCCCGTAAGGCGCCGGTGCGCGAAGTGGACCTTGACGCCGATCACGCCCACGACGTTCCCGCCATGCTCGCCGCCGATCCCCAGGCGGGGATGCTCTATGTCTGCAATCCCAACAATCCGACGGGCACCATCACCTCCACCGAGGCTATTCGCCAGGCGCTGGCGAACAAGCCCAAAGGCAGCGTATTGGTGGTGGACGAGGCCTACATCGACTTCGCCGACACCCCAAGCGTGGTGAGCTGGGTCAAGGACCATGACGACCTGTTGGTGTTGCGCACCTTCTCGAAAATCTACGGTATGGCCGGCGCCCGTCTGGGCCTGGCGATCGGCCACCCGGCGCTGCTGGAACGGCTGGCGGTGTTCGGCGGTGACAATGTCCCGGCGGGTTCCTCCCTGCTCGGCGGCATCGCCAGCCTGGAAGACGTGAAGCTGCTGCCACAACGCAAGGCGCTCAATGCCCAGCTGCGCGATGAAACAATCACCTGGCTCAAGGGCCGTGGCTTCACCTGCACGGCGTCCCAGGCCAACTGCTTCATGATCGATGTGAAGCAACCGGCCGAGCAGGTCATCGACAAGCTTGCCGCACAGGGCGTGTTCATCGGGCGGGTGTGGAAAAACTGGCCGCAGTGGGTGCGCGTGACGGTGGGGAACAAGCGGGAGATGGAGCGGTTTCGCGAGGTGTTTGCGGCGACGGTCTAA
- the queC gene encoding 7-cyano-7-deazaguanine synthase QueC, giving the protein MSKKAVMVFSGGQDSTTCLIQALPLYDEVHCITFDYGQRHVAEIEVARKLAKQLGATVHKVMDVSLLNELAISSLTRDNIPVPTVNSSGESLPSTFVPGRNILFLTLAAIYAYQVKAGTVITGVCETDFSGYPDCRDEFVKALNQALKLGMEYDVRLETPLMWLNKAETWALADYHRQLDLVREQTLTCYNGIIGTGCGECDACNLRARGLNDYLQNKAVVMQSLKQKLQLN; this is encoded by the coding sequence ATGAGTAAAAAAGCCGTTATGGTGTTCAGTGGCGGTCAGGATTCGACGACCTGCCTGATCCAGGCGCTGCCGCTGTATGACGAAGTGCACTGCATCACCTTCGATTACGGTCAGCGCCATGTCGCGGAAATCGAAGTCGCCCGGAAGCTGGCCAAGCAACTGGGGGCCACCGTTCACAAAGTGATGGACGTGTCGCTGCTCAACGAACTGGCGATCAGCAGCCTGACCCGCGACAACATTCCAGTGCCGACCGTGAACAGCTCCGGCGAAAGCCTGCCGAGCACCTTCGTGCCGGGCCGCAATATTCTGTTTTTAACCCTGGCGGCTATCTACGCGTATCAGGTCAAGGCCGGGACGGTCATCACCGGCGTGTGTGAAACCGACTTCTCCGGCTACCCCGATTGCCGCGATGAGTTCGTCAAAGCCTTGAACCAGGCGCTCAAGCTGGGCATGGAGTACGACGTACGCCTGGAAACCCCGTTGATGTGGCTGAACAAGGCTGAGACCTGGGCACTGGCGGATTACCACCGGCAACTGGACCTGGTCCGCGAGCAGACACTGACCTGCTACAACGGCATTATCGGCACCGGCTGTGGCGAATGCGATGCGTGCAACCTGCGTGCACGTGGCTTGAATGACTACCTGCAGAATAAGGCAGTGGTCATGCAGAGCCTGAAGCAGAAATTGCAGCTGAACTGA
- the cyoE gene encoding heme o synthase has product MSLKHFIQITKPGIIFGNVLSVAGGFFLASKGHVDLAIFLAAMIGTSLVVASGCVFNNCIDRDIDIKMERTKNRVLVQGLISLKLALIFATVLGVAGVALLYQVANPLAALFAVIGFVIYVGLYSLYLKRKSVHGTLVGSLSGAMPPVIGYVAVTNSFDMAALVLLVMFSLWQMPHSYAIAIFRFNDYLAASIPVLPVKRGIQVAKKHILLYILAFLVATLMLTFSGYAGMSYLAVAAAMGMYWLYMAWTGYKAVDDTVWARKLFVFSIFTITALSVMMSLDFQVPKELLLTYAH; this is encoded by the coding sequence ATGTCGCTTAAGCACTTTATCCAAATCACCAAACCGGGGATCATTTTCGGTAACGTGCTTTCTGTGGCGGGCGGTTTCTTCCTGGCCTCCAAGGGACATGTCGATCTGGCCATCTTCCTGGCTGCGATGATCGGTACGTCCCTGGTGGTAGCTTCCGGTTGTGTGTTCAACAACTGCATCGACCGTGACATCGATATCAAGATGGAGCGCACCAAGAATCGCGTGCTGGTCCAGGGCCTGATCTCCCTGAAACTGGCGCTGATCTTCGCGACCGTCCTGGGTGTTGCCGGTGTGGCCCTGTTGTACCAGGTGGCCAACCCGTTGGCGGCGTTGTTTGCCGTGATCGGTTTTGTCATCTACGTCGGCCTCTACAGCCTGTACCTCAAGCGCAAGTCGGTGCACGGCACGCTGGTGGGCAGTCTGTCGGGGGCGATGCCGCCGGTGATTGGTTATGTGGCTGTGACCAATAGCTTCGATATGGCTGCGCTGGTGCTGCTGGTGATGTTCAGCCTGTGGCAGATGCCGCATTCCTACGCCATCGCGATCTTCCGCTTCAACGACTACCTGGCTGCTTCGATTCCGGTGTTGCCGGTCAAGCGTGGCATCCAGGTCGCCAAGAAACACATCCTGCTCTACATCCTGGCCTTCCTCGTGGCGACCTTGATGTTGACCTTCAGTGGCTACGCCGGCATGAGCTACCTTGCCGTCGCCGCCGCCATGGGCATGTACTGGTTGTACATGGCCTGGACCGGCTACAAGGCGGTGGACGACACCGTCTGGGCGCGCAAGCTGTTCGTGTTCTCGATCTTCACCATCACCGCGCTGAGCGTGATGATGTCCCTGGATTTCCAAGTACCGAAAGAGCTGTTGCTGACCTACGCCCACTGA
- the cyoD gene encoding cytochrome o ubiquinol oxidase subunit IV produces MANAHSHDHDSHDASHGSVKSYAIGFILSVILTLIPFGLVMYPTLPKSITLMIVLAFAVIQVLVHLVYFLHLDRSKEQRDNVIAFVFAGLVILLLVGLSIWIMFSIHTFMMAK; encoded by the coding sequence ATGGCTAATGCACACTCCCATGACCATGACAGCCATGATGCGAGCCACGGCAGCGTTAAGTCGTACGCCATCGGCTTCATCCTGTCGGTAATCCTGACGCTTATCCCGTTCGGTCTGGTGATGTACCCGACCCTGCCGAAGTCGATCACCTTGATGATCGTGTTGGCGTTCGCAGTGATTCAGGTGCTGGTTCACCTGGTGTACTTCCTGCACCTGGATCGCTCGAAAGAGCAGCGCGATAACGTGATTGCGTTTGTGTTCGCAGGTCTTGTGATCCTGCTGCTGGTTGGCCTGTCGATATGGATCATGTTCAGCATCCATACGTTCATGATGGCGAAGTGA
- a CDS encoding cytochrome o ubiquinol oxidase subunit III: protein MSNLVTNAGHAHVDDHGHDDHHHDSGPMTVFGFWLYLMTDCILFASIFAVYAVLVNNVAGGPSGHDIFELPYVLGETALLLFSSITYGFAMLAFYKGNKKGVLSWLALTFLFGLGFIGMEINEFHLLISEGYGPHRSGFLSAFFTLVGTHGLHVTAGLLWMAVMMYQVNKHGLTNTNKTRLSCLSLFWHFLDVVWICVFTVVYLMGTL, encoded by the coding sequence ATGTCGAACTTAGTGACCAATGCTGGACACGCCCATGTCGATGACCATGGGCACGATGACCATCACCACGACTCGGGGCCGATGACCGTTTTCGGTTTCTGGCTCTACCTGATGACCGACTGCATCTTGTTTGCGTCGATCTTCGCGGTGTACGCGGTACTGGTAAACAACGTAGCGGGTGGCCCGTCGGGCCACGACATCTTCGAACTGCCTTACGTGCTCGGCGAAACCGCCTTGCTGTTGTTCAGTTCGATCACCTACGGCTTCGCCATGTTGGCCTTCTACAAGGGCAACAAGAAAGGCGTCCTGAGCTGGTTGGCACTGACCTTCCTGTTCGGCCTGGGCTTCATCGGCATGGAGATCAACGAGTTCCACCTGCTGATCTCCGAAGGCTACGGCCCGCACCGTTCCGGCTTCCTGTCGGCGTTCTTCACGCTGGTAGGTACCCACGGTCTGCACGTAACGGCCGGCCTGCTGTGGATGGCGGTGATGATGTATCAGGTCAATAAACACGGCCTGACCAACACCAACAAGACTCGCCTGAGCTGCCTGAGCCTGTTCTGGCACTTCCTGGACGTGGTCTGGATCTGCGTCTTCACCGTTGTTTACCTGATGGGGACTCTGTAA
- the cyoB gene encoding cytochrome o ubiquinol oxidase subunit I produces MFGKLSWDAVPFHEPIVMITIAMIALGGLALFAAITYFKKWTYLWTEWLTSVDHKKIGVMYIIVAMVMLLRGFADAIMMRTQLAMATEGSPGYLPPEHYDQIFTAHGVIMIIFMAMPFFTGLMNLAVPLQIGARDVAYPFLNSLSFWLLVSGVVLINVSLGVGEFAKTGWVAYPPLSGIQYSPGVGVDYYIWALQLSGLGTTLTGVNFLATVLKMRAPGMKLMDMPIFTWTCTWANVLIVASFPILAATMALLSLDRYLDFHIFTNELGGNPMMYVNLFWAWGHPEVYILILPAFGIFSEVISTFTGKRLFGHHSMVYASGAISVLGFMVWLHHFFTMGSGASVNAFFGLATMLISIPTGVKLFNWLFTIYHGRLRITSQVLWTLGFMVTFAIGGMTGVLLAIPGADFVLHNSLFVIAHFHNVIIGGAVFGYIAGFSFYFPKAFGFKLHEGWGKAAFWFWISGFFVAFMPLYALGFMGMTRRLNATTNPEWVPYLYVAMFGAIMIAVGIACQLIQLYVSIRDRKQNACESGDPWNGHTLEWSTSSPPPFYNFAVIPTANTIDAFTEAKEDGTAYQQPKHYEPIHMPSNTATGVVMGALLTVFGFAMIWHIWWLAIVSLVGTIGYFIVHAARDDQGYMVPVETIERIEAEQHARLVAEKKIPANRVETSLEQA; encoded by the coding sequence ATGTTTGGTAAATTAAGTTGGGATGCGGTCCCGTTCCACGAGCCGATTGTGATGATTACCATCGCCATGATCGCGCTGGGTGGTCTGGCACTGTTTGCAGCAATCACTTATTTCAAGAAGTGGACCTACCTGTGGACCGAGTGGCTGACGTCGGTCGACCACAAGAAAATCGGCGTGATGTACATCATCGTTGCCATGGTCATGCTGCTGCGTGGTTTTGCCGACGCCATCATGATGCGTACCCAGTTGGCCATGGCCACCGAAGGTTCGCCTGGCTACCTGCCGCCTGAACACTATGACCAGATCTTCACCGCCCACGGTGTGATCATGATCATCTTCATGGCGATGCCTTTCTTCACCGGCCTGATGAACCTTGCAGTGCCGCTGCAGATCGGTGCGCGTGACGTTGCCTACCCGTTCCTGAACTCCCTGAGCTTCTGGCTGCTGGTTTCCGGCGTGGTGCTGATCAACGTGTCCCTGGGTGTCGGCGAATTCGCCAAGACCGGTTGGGTTGCGTATCCGCCATTGTCGGGCATCCAGTACAGCCCTGGCGTGGGTGTGGACTACTACATCTGGGCGCTACAGTTATCAGGACTCGGGACGACGCTGACGGGGGTCAACTTCCTGGCCACCGTCCTGAAAATGCGCGCCCCTGGCATGAAACTGATGGACATGCCGATCTTCACCTGGACCTGCACCTGGGCCAACGTCCTGATCGTGGCTTCGTTCCCGATCCTGGCCGCTACCATGGCGCTGCTGTCGCTTGACCGTTACCTGGATTTCCACATTTTCACCAATGAACTTGGTGGCAATCCAATGATGTACGTGAACCTGTTCTGGGCATGGGGTCACCCTGAGGTGTACATCCTGATCCTGCCAGCGTTCGGTATCTTCTCCGAAGTGATCTCGACCTTTACCGGCAAGCGCCTGTTCGGTCACCACTCGATGGTCTACGCATCGGGCGCAATCTCCGTGCTGGGCTTCATGGTGTGGCTGCACCACTTCTTCACCATGGGTTCGGGGGCCAGCGTCAACGCCTTCTTCGGCCTGGCGACGATGCTGATTTCCATCCCGACGGGGGTGAAGCTATTCAACTGGCTGTTCACCATCTACCACGGCCGTCTGCGTATCACCAGCCAGGTCCTGTGGACCCTGGGCTTCATGGTGACCTTCGCCATCGGCGGCATGACCGGCGTACTGCTGGCCATCCCGGGTGCTGACTTCGTACTGCACAACAGCCTGTTCGTGATCGCTCACTTCCACAACGTGATCATCGGTGGTGCTGTATTCGGCTACATCGCTGGTTTCAGCTTCTACTTCCCGAAAGCGTTCGGCTTCAAGCTGCACGAAGGTTGGGGCAAGGCTGCATTCTGGTTCTGGATCTCGGGCTTCTTCGTTGCGTTCATGCCGCTCTATGCACTGGGCTTCATGGGCATGACCCGTCGTCTGAACGCCACTACCAACCCTGAGTGGGTGCCGTACCTGTACGTCGCCATGTTCGGTGCAATCATGATCGCTGTGGGTATCGCCTGCCAGTTGATCCAACTGTACGTGAGCATCCGTGACCGTAAGCAGAACGCTTGCGAATCCGGCGACCCATGGAATGGCCACACCCTGGAATGGTCGACCTCGTCGCCACCACCGTTCTACAACTTCGCGGTGATCCCGACTGCGAACACCATCGATGCGTTCACCGAAGCCAAGGAAGACGGTACTGCGTACCAGCAACCTAAGCACTACGAACCGATCCACATGCCAAGCAACACCGCCACTGGCGTGGTGATGGGTGCGCTGTTGACCGTGTTCGGTTTCGCGATGATCTGGCACATCTGGTGGCTGGCAATCGTGAGCCTGGTGGGCACCATCGGCTACTTCATTGTCCACGCAGCACGTGATGATCAAGGCTACATGGTGCCGGTCGAAACGATCGAGCGCATCGAAGCCGAGCAGCACGCTCGCCTGGTCGCCGAGAAGAAAATCCCGGCCAACCGTGTAGAAACCTCGTTGGAACAGGCTTAA
- the cyoA gene encoding ubiquinol oxidase subunit II has translation MSKNRYPRLLGFLPLLGMMLMLGGCKWTLMDPKGQIGLDQRNLIITATLLMLLVVVPVIIMTFAFAWKYRASNTSATYAPKWSHSTKIEIAVWLVPILIIIALGYITYKSTHELDPYRPLESDVKPINIEVVALDWKWLFIYPDLGIATVNQIRFPENTPLNFRITSDAVMNSFFIPALGGQIYAMAGMQTRLHLIANEKAEMEGISANYSGAGFTGMKFKAISTSQEDFNAWVAEVKAAPKQLDQAEYDALTKPSQNNPVALYSAYEPNLFQKIVDKYEGMKPGKPVKHEKKEVAAVEGSDTGSHSTAGAEE, from the coding sequence ATGAGTAAAAACAGGTACCCCCGATTACTAGGCTTTTTGCCGCTGCTTGGCATGATGTTAATGCTGGGAGGCTGCAAGTGGACCTTGATGGACCCAAAAGGACAGATCGGTCTGGATCAACGAAACCTGATCATCACTGCCACCCTGCTGATGCTGTTGGTCGTGGTGCCTGTGATCATCATGACCTTTGCCTTCGCCTGGAAATACCGCGCGTCGAACACCAGCGCGACCTACGCGCCTAAGTGGTCGCACTCCACCAAGATCGAAATCGCGGTGTGGCTGGTCCCGATCCTCATCATCATCGCCCTGGGTTACATCACCTATAAGTCGACCCACGAGCTGGACCCATACCGTCCGCTGGAGTCCGACGTCAAGCCGATCAACATCGAAGTGGTCGCGCTGGACTGGAAGTGGCTGTTCATCTACCCGGACTTGGGTATCGCCACGGTTAACCAGATTCGCTTCCCTGAGAACACCCCGCTTAACTTCCGGATCACCTCCGACGCCGTGATGAACTCGTTCTTCATCCCTGCCCTGGGCGGTCAGATCTACGCGATGGCAGGCATGCAGACCCGACTGCACCTGATCGCCAACGAAAAAGCTGAAATGGAAGGCATCTCCGCGAACTACAGCGGCGCTGGCTTCACCGGCATGAAATTCAAAGCGATCTCGACGAGCCAGGAAGATTTCAACGCCTGGGTAGCCGAAGTCAAGGCCGCACCTAAACAGCTTGATCAAGCTGAATACGACGCCCTGACCAAACCAAGCCAGAACAACCCTGTCGCCCTGTACTCCGCGTATGAGCCGAACCTGTTTCAGAAAATCGTCGACAAGTACGAAGGTATGAAGCCAGGCAAGCCGGTCAAGCACGAGAAGAAAGAAGTGGCCGCGGTTGAAGGTTCTGACACGGGCTCGCATTCAACTGCTGGGGCAGAGGAGTAA
- a CDS encoding disulfide bond formation protein B, whose amino-acid sequence MSDELRLGRERRFLVLLGIICLALIGGALYMQVVLGEAPCPLCILQRYALLLIAIFAFIGAAMRTKGALTLFEGLVVVSALGGVAAAGHHVYTQFFPQVSCGVDVLQPIVDDLPLAKVFPLGFQVDGFCSTPYPPVLGLSLAQWALVAFVLTVILVPLGIYRNRRHKG is encoded by the coding sequence ATGAGTGACGAATTGCGTTTAGGCAGGGAGCGGCGCTTTCTGGTGTTGCTGGGCATCATCTGCCTGGCGCTGATCGGTGGGGCGTTGTACATGCAGGTGGTTTTGGGCGAGGCGCCGTGCCCGTTGTGCATCCTGCAACGCTATGCCTTGCTGTTGATTGCGATCTTCGCGTTCATCGGTGCCGCCATGCGCACCAAGGGCGCCCTCACGCTGTTCGAAGGCCTGGTGGTAGTCAGCGCTCTCGGTGGGGTGGCCGCGGCCGGTCACCATGTGTACACCCAGTTCTTCCCGCAGGTGAGCTGCGGCGTCGATGTACTGCAACCTATCGTCGACGACCTGCCCCTGGCCAAGGTCTTCCCACTGGGCTTCCAGGTCGACGGCTTCTGCAGCACCCCTTACCCGCCGGTGCTCGGCCTGTCCCTGGCGCAATGGGCACTGGTGGCGTTCGTGCTGACGGTCATCCTGGTGCCCCTGGGCATCTATCGCAATCGCCGCCACAAAGGCTGA
- the hmpA gene encoding NO-inducible flavohemoprotein, producing MLSAQDRAIVKSTVPLLESGGEALITHFYRMMLSEYPEVRPLFNQAHQASGDQPRALANGVLMYARHIDQLDQLGDLVAKIINKHVALQILPEHYPIVGACLLRAISEVLGSEIATPEVMNAWGAAYGQLADILIGAEAAIYTEKAQAPGGWRGARAFTLVKRVEESAEITSFYFAPADNGAILAAAPGQYIGMKLVLDGEEVRRNYSLSALSDAGQYRISVKREAGGRVSNYLHDQLQVGATIDLFPPSGEFTLAASDKPLVLISGGVGITPTLPMLEAALATERPVHFIHCARNGGVHAFRDWVDALAAKHPQLKRFYCYAEDDGVSPAADKVGLLSQEQLAAWLPKQRDLDAYFLGPKGFMAAIKRHLKALGVPEKQSRYEFFGPAAALE from the coding sequence ATGCTTAGTGCCCAAGACCGTGCCATCGTCAAATCCACCGTGCCCCTGCTGGAAAGCGGCGGCGAAGCGCTGATCACCCATTTCTACCGCATGATGCTCTCCGAGTACCCTGAGGTTCGCCCGCTGTTCAACCAGGCCCACCAGGCCAGCGGTGACCAGCCCCGGGCCCTGGCCAATGGCGTATTGATGTACGCGCGGCATATCGACCAGCTCGACCAACTGGGCGACCTCGTGGCGAAGATCATCAACAAGCACGTCGCCTTGCAGATCCTGCCGGAGCATTACCCGATCGTGGGCGCTTGCCTGCTGCGGGCGATTTCCGAGGTGCTGGGCAGTGAGATCGCCACCCCTGAGGTGATGAATGCCTGGGGCGCCGCGTACGGCCAACTGGCGGATATCCTGATCGGTGCCGAGGCCGCTATCTATACAGAGAAAGCCCAGGCCCCCGGCGGCTGGCGCGGTGCGCGGGCGTTTACCCTGGTCAAGCGTGTGGAGGAGAGCGCCGAGATCACTTCCTTCTATTTCGCGCCGGCGGACAACGGGGCGATCCTCGCTGCCGCGCCGGGCCAATACATCGGCATGAAGCTGGTGCTCGACGGTGAGGAAGTGCGCCGCAATTATTCACTGTCGGCGCTGAGTGATGCAGGTCAGTACCGCATCAGCGTCAAGCGCGAGGCCGGTGGGCGGGTTTCCAACTACCTGCATGACCAGTTGCAGGTCGGTGCGACGATTGACCTGTTTCCACCATCGGGCGAGTTCACCCTGGCGGCCAGCGATAAGCCGTTGGTGCTGATCAGCGGCGGGGTAGGGATCACCCCGACCTTGCCGATGCTGGAGGCTGCGCTGGCCACTGAGCGTCCGGTGCACTTTATCCACTGCGCGCGTAATGGCGGGGTGCATGCGTTCCGCGATTGGGTGGATGCACTGGCGGCCAAGCACCCGCAGCTCAAGCGCTTTTATTGCTATGCCGAGGACGACGGCGTGAGCCCTGCGGCGGATAAGGTCGGCCTGCTGAGCCAGGAGCAACTGGCCGCATGGTTGCCGAAGCAGCGTGACCTGGACGCGTACTTCCTCGGCCCCAAAGGTTTCATGGCGGCGATCAAGCGCCACCTCAAGGCCCTGGGCGTACCCGAGAAACAAAGCCGCTACGAATTCTTCGGCCCGGCTGCCGCGTTGGAGTAA